A part of Streptomyces sp. NBC_01235 genomic DNA contains:
- a CDS encoding CpaF family protein, translated as MSLRARITSPEENGGRSEDDRLVSSYRAKLLEEIDLAEMSSLAAAERRARLERVLGHIISREGPVLSTVERSQLIRRVVDEALGLGILEPLLEDASITEIMVNGPDAIFVERGGRVEQLPLRFASNDQLMQTIERIVSTVNRRVDETNPMVDARLPSGERVNVIIPPLSLTGPTLTIRRFPRSFTLHELMGFGSLDEQMLYLLAGLVQAKFNVIVSGATGTGKTTLLNALSGLIPDGERIITIEDSAELQLQQSHVIRLESRPPNVEGNGRITIRDLVRNSLRMRPDRIVVGEVRGGESLDMLQAMSTGHDGSLATVHANSAEDALMRLQTLASMSDVEIPFVALHDQINSAVDVVVQLTRFADGARRVTEIALLDSHGSEPYRLVTIARFNAQPMTADGRIHGAFEYFPLPRRTADRLHMASQPIPQAFGVARDALELTTREAR; from the coding sequence ATGAGCCTGCGGGCACGCATCACCTCCCCCGAGGAGAATGGCGGCCGGAGCGAGGACGACCGGCTGGTCTCCTCCTACCGGGCCAAGCTGCTGGAGGAGATCGACCTCGCCGAGATGAGTTCGCTGGCGGCGGCCGAGCGCCGGGCCCGGCTCGAGCGGGTGCTGGGGCACATCATCAGCCGCGAGGGCCCGGTGCTGTCGACGGTGGAGCGCTCGCAGCTGATCCGCCGGGTCGTCGACGAGGCACTGGGCCTCGGCATCCTGGAGCCGCTGCTGGAGGACGCGTCGATCACCGAGATCATGGTGAACGGCCCCGACGCGATCTTCGTCGAACGCGGCGGCCGGGTGGAACAGCTCCCCCTCCGCTTCGCGTCGAACGACCAGCTGATGCAGACGATCGAACGCATCGTCTCGACGGTCAACCGCCGGGTCGACGAGACGAACCCGATGGTCGACGCCCGCCTCCCCTCGGGCGAACGCGTCAACGTGATCATTCCGCCACTGTCGCTCACCGGCCCCACCCTCACCATCCGCCGCTTCCCGCGCTCCTTCACCCTGCACGAGCTGATGGGCTTCGGCTCGCTGGACGAGCAGATGCTGTACCTGCTGGCGGGCCTGGTGCAGGCGAAGTTCAACGTGATCGTCTCCGGCGCGACGGGCACCGGCAAGACGACGCTCCTCAACGCCCTCTCCGGCCTGATCCCGGACGGCGAACGCATCATCACCATCGAGGACTCCGCGGAACTCCAGCTCCAGCAGTCGCACGTGATCCGCCTGGAGTCCCGCCCCCCGAACGTGGAGGGCAACGGCCGCATCACCATCCGCGACCTGGTCCGCAACTCCCTGCGGATGCGCCCGGACCGGATCGTGGTCGGTGAGGTCCGCGGCGGCGAGTCGCTCGACATGCTCCAGGCGATGTCGACGGGCCACGACGGCTCCCTGGCCACGGTCCACGCCAACAGTGCCGAGGACGCCCTGATGCGCCTGCAGACCCTCGCCTCCATGTCGGACGTGGAGATCCCCTTCGTCGCCCTGCACGACCAGATCAACAGCGCCGTGGACGTCGTCGTCCAGCTCACCCGCTTCGCCGACGGCGCCCGCCGTGTCACCGAGATCGCCCTGCTCGACAGCCACGGCTCGGAGCCGTACCGGCTGGTGACGATCGCCCGCTTCAACGCCCAGCCGATGACCGCCGACGGCCGGATCCACGGCGCCTTCGAGTACTTCCCCCTCCCACGCCGCACCGCCGACCGGCTCCACATGGCGAGCCAGCCGATACCGCAGGCGTTCGGGGTCGCGCGTGACGCACTCGAACTGACCACAAGGGAAGCCCGGTGA
- a CDS encoding TadE/TadG family type IV pilus assembly protein, translating to MALEYLGFLPLLLLVALGAVQLGLIAYAAQQAGTAARTGARSASLDGDYNADCQQAVSSWLKASCEPAFADDEVRVTSTVTIPSVIPGLGDFEAHKTATMPVDH from the coding sequence GTGGCCCTGGAGTACCTCGGGTTCCTGCCGCTCCTCCTTCTGGTCGCGCTGGGTGCCGTACAGCTCGGACTGATCGCCTACGCCGCGCAGCAGGCGGGCACGGCGGCCCGGACCGGGGCCCGCAGCGCGTCCCTCGACGGGGACTACAACGCCGACTGCCAGCAGGCCGTGAGCAGTTGGCTGAAGGCGAGCTGCGAGCCCGCTTTCGCCGACGACGAGGTCCGGGTCACCTCCACCGTCACCATCCCGTCCGTCATCCCCGGCCTCGGGGACTTCGAGGCCCACAAGACGGCCACGATGCCGGTCGACCACTGA